A stretch of DNA from Paenibacillus albus:
CGATGACTTCAAGGCACTTCGAGCAGATTTTTCCAAGTAGGCAGAGCCGGTTGTTCTTCGTGTTTATTACCTATTTAAAGAAGTATCCTTCCCTGTTCTTCATAGGTACGTTTTTTTATTCCGGTATCTATATTCACAGTTTCGTATACTGGTTCACCAGTGAAGGAAATGTAGTGCAAGAAGGATTCAGAGTTTCTACGTTTTACGATTTGCCTGTATTTTACGCCTTTCTTTCCGTAGTGCCTACACTGGTTACTTTCGTCGTTTCCGTGGAAACTTCGTTCTATGAGAAGTTCCGCATTTATTACAAACAAGTAATCGAGGGCGGTACCTACCAGGATATGAAGCGCGCGAAAACCGAAATGCAAAGGACGTTAATGCAGGAAATTAGTTTTCTCATGGAAGTGCAGCTGTTTTTTACGATTATCTCGATCGCTGTAGGAATGAAATTTCTACCGCAAATCGGGTTTACAATGGCGCAAGTAGATGCATTTAATCTATTGGTGCTAGGTTACTTCCTATTCATTATTATGTTCGTTTTCCTTCATATCTTGATGTACTTCGATGATCGGAAAGGCGTTCTAATGATTAGCTCGTTGTTCGTATCCTTAAACGCAGCGCTTACCTACATGACGATTAAACTCGATAGCGACGGACTAGGAATGCTTCTTGCTTCGCTTATCGCGCTGATCGGGGCGATCGCTAGAATATTGTATGTACTACGTAATATTGATTATTATACGTTCTGCACGCAACCGATTCATAGACGTTCTAAACCCTCGAAATTTGCGCGCCTTGCAGGAAAACCGGGAGCTATTGTCAGCTTAATCGTTCTGGCTTCAGCTATCTTGTCGGGATGCTCTACTACGGCAAACGACGACTCAGTCGAACCGGCCGAGCAGAGTGTCATTCCAACGACGACTTCTAATGATACGAGGCTCGTAGAAGATAAGCGTTTATATGATCGAGATGTTGATGATTCGATCAAGACGCTGTATATCACGGTTTTACCGGATAAGTCGCAGAATACCACAAAATTGGATTGGTATGGATTGAACAGGATGACGGATCGTTATAGCGAAGACAGCATGAAGGTTATTATGCAAGAAGGTAACGCAAACGGCACAGGACCTTCAGCAGGAATGTTTGGCTACGGACAAGATAAAGCGAATGCCAGCATTAGTCTACGTGGCAATACTTCCCGCTATGCATCGCAGAAGTCCTATAAGATTCGATTAACGGAAGAAGCAGGATTATGGCAAGACCAGCGTACATTGAATTTAAATAAACATTCTACGGACATAACTCGAGTTCTTAACAAATTAAGCTTCGACCTGATGGAGAAGATCCCCGATTTCACAAGCTTGCGTACTCAATTCGTTCATTTGTACGTGAAGGATCTATCTGGAAACAGTACTGAATATCAAGATTACGGGCTATATACCCAAATCGAGCAACCGAATGAAATGTTCCTTAAATCGCATTGGTTAGATCCTTATGGGCAATTGTACAAAATTGCGTTCTTCGAGTTTTTTCGCTATCCGGACATTTTAAAATCAAAAACGGATCCTACCTATGATAAGAAAGCGTTCGAAACGCATCTTGAGATCAAAGGTCGCGAAGACCATGATAAGTTGCTTGCGATGCTGGATGATGTTAATAATATGTCGATTCCAATCGATGAAGTGATAAAAAAACACTTTGATCTGGACAATTATCTAACATGGCTAGCAGTTAATATTCTTACGGATAACATGGACACGGATGCCAACAACTTCTACCTATATTCTCCGTTAAATTCGGATAAATGGTATTTCCTCCCTTGGGATTATGATGGTGGCTGGGGGGTACAACGTCGTGAAAAGAGTATAAGCGAATATCAGGCTGGGTTAAGCAACTACTGGGGCAGCGTGCTGCACAATCGGTTTTTCCGTTCAGCAAATCATATTCAATTGTTGGTGGACAAAATCAATGAGATTCATAAATACATCAACAAGGATACCATCACTAAGCAGTTAGATCTGTATCGCGATGAGGTCGGTCCGTTCTTAAATCGCGCACCGGATCTGAATTATCTGCCGGGGACGAAAGCGGAATTATCACAAGCAATGCTCGACCTTGCCAACGTACCAGAGAGAGGAATAAAGCTCTTCCAAGAAGATTTGGAGAAGCCTAAGCCATTTTTCCTTGATGATGTGCAAACGAACGGGAAGCAGCAGAACTTCTCATGGGGTTTATCCTATGATTTCCAAGGTGACGATTTGACCTATGATGTTAGTGTCGCGCTGGACCCGGCGTTTACACAAATCGTTAAAGAGCAGAAGGGGCTTACAACGACTTCTACATCGTTTGATGGCTTAACCCCTAACGTATATTACTGGAAGGTCGTTGTCCGAGACAGTAAAGGGAATTCGCAAATTGCCTTCGGATATTACAAAGATGAGGAAGGCCTGGAACACTACGGAGTTAGGCAATTCGAGGTGAAATAATGGAATTTCAAGGAAGAAAGCTCCGGAATGAATACAAATACTATATCCATTTACATGAATATATGACTCTACGCCATAGGCTGACTAAGATCATGAATATGGATGAGTATTCAATAGATGGAGAAGGGTACGGAATAAGAAGCCTGTACTTCGACGGCTATCAGAATCATTCGCTTTACGACAAGAACAACGGCGTATTTAAGCGAGATAAGTATCGCATTCGTATTTATAATGGACAAGATGACCGGATCACGCTTGAACGCAAAAGCAAATACGGTGATTATATTGCCAAAGAAGGAGCGGCTTTATCTCGCAAAGAATACGAGGCCTTATTAGTCGGGGATGCTCAATGCCTTAAGGATAAAGACAACCTGCTATGCAACGAATTCTACCATGCAGTCACGAATCGAGCGTTTCGTCCGACTGTTATTGTAGATTACACTCGAGAAGCGTATGTATATCCGCATGGGAATGTCCGAGTTACGTTTGATAAAAGAGTATCTGCGGGAGTTAACACGATTGATCTGTTCGACGATAATCTGGCACTAGAAGAGGCCATCTCTGGACCGATAACGGTTATGGAAGTGAAGTTCGATTCTTATCTTCCGGATTTCGTTAGAAAAGTTGTTCAGCCCGATCATTATGTACGATCTGCTATTTCTAAATACGTCATTTGTCGCGAGTCGAAGTATAAACACCATAAAGAATAGCAGGGGGAGGGAATCCGGTGGAAGAGAATTTGAATTTTAGTGAGATTTTCAAGAAAAGCGTACTGAATCTCGAAGCTTTTCGTAACGTCTCTTATCTTGATGTAGTAATTGGGATGTTATCCGCTTTTATTACGGGGATGTTCATTTATTGGGTTTACAGAAAGTCGTTCCGCGGGTCGTTTACAGTTATAATTATAATGTTTCATTTGTTCTCATGACGATGATTACCGCACTTATTATTATGACAATCAGCACGAACATCGTATTATCACTCGGGATGGTCGGCGCGCTCAGCATTGTGCGGTTTCGAACGGCGGTAAAGGATCCACTCGATATTGTCTACATGTTCTGGGCTATCGCTGCCGGTATCGCTTCGGGAGCTAAGCTATATCCGATTGCCTTGCTGGGTTCAGTTATCATTGGTCTTGTACTGCTGTGGCTGTCTAGAAAAAAAATCAAGGAGCAGCCTTATCTATTCATTATTCGGCACAATGAGGCAGCATCTCATGAAGTGA
This window harbors:
- a CDS encoding DUF4956 domain-containing protein; this translates as MGLQKVVPRVVYSYNYNVSFVLMTMITALIIMTISTNIVLSLGMVGALSIVRFRTAVKDPLDIVYMFWAIAAGIASGAKLYPIALLGSVIIGLVLLWLSRKKIKEQPYLFIIRHNEAASHEVREQLRKLKYKLKSKTVRKEFTELTVEIQLRDDNSAFVNEISSIDGVQDASLINYSGDYAQ
- the pelG gene encoding exopolysaccharide Pel transporter PelG, with protein sequence MAGIGFELRKLFREQGLINNVKAYAFSALTTIGPMVLSIILIIALQRMMDYNHATFLDWELYIATVQYCFIFSIIITSGISLLLTRFIADMIFQKKYNYLLSSYYGALIILLPVGALVAYLFLQTVSANADYKLAAYLFFMELIVVWIQAVYLSALKDYMRIVRSFAIGVIAALASGWILLSYTELNATTAALASIDIGFLLIAAMTSRHFEQIFPSRQSRLFFVFITYLKKYPSLFFIGTFFYSGIYIHSFVYWFTSEGNVVQEGFRVSTFYDLPVFYAFLSVVPTLVTFVVSVETSFYEKFRIYYKQVIEGGTYQDMKRAKTEMQRTLMQEISFLMEVQLFFTIISIAVGMKFLPQIGFTMAQVDAFNLLVLGYFLFIIMFVFLHILMYFDDRKGVLMISSLFVSLNAALTYMTIKLDSDGLGMLLASLIALIGAIARILYVLRNIDYYTFCTQPIHRRSKPSKFARLAGKPGAIVSLIVLASAILSGCSTTANDDSVEPAEQSVIPTTTSNDTRLVEDKRLYDRDVDDSIKTLYITVLPDKSQNTTKLDWYGLNRMTDRYSEDSMKVIMQEGNANGTGPSAGMFGYGQDKANASISLRGNTSRYASQKSYKIRLTEEAGLWQDQRTLNLNKHSTDITRVLNKLSFDLMEKIPDFTSLRTQFVHLYVKDLSGNSTEYQDYGLYTQIEQPNEMFLKSHWLDPYGQLYKIAFFEFFRYPDILKSKTDPTYDKKAFETHLEIKGREDHDKLLAMLDDVNNMSIPIDEVIKKHFDLDNYLTWLAVNILTDNMDTDANNFYLYSPLNSDKWYFLPWDYDGGWGVQRREKSISEYQAGLSNYWGSVLHNRFFRSANHIQLLVDKINEIHKYINKDTITKQLDLYRDEVGPFLNRAPDLNYLPGTKAELSQAMLDLANVPERGIKLFQEDLEKPKPFFLDDVQTNGKQQNFSWGLSYDFQGDDLTYDVSVALDPAFTQIVKEQKGLTTTSTSFDGLTPNVYYWKVVVRDSKGNSQIAFGYYKDEEGLEHYGVRQFEVK
- a CDS encoding polyphosphate polymerase domain-containing protein, whose protein sequence is MEFQGRKLRNEYKYYIHLHEYMTLRHRLTKIMNMDEYSIDGEGYGIRSLYFDGYQNHSLYDKNNGVFKRDKYRIRIYNGQDDRITLERKSKYGDYIAKEGAALSRKEYEALLVGDAQCLKDKDNLLCNEFYHAVTNRAFRPTVIVDYTREAYVYPHGNVRVTFDKRVSAGVNTIDLFDDNLALEEAISGPITVMEVKFDSYLPDFVRKVVQPDHYVRSAISKYVICRESKYKHHKE